In Streptomyces sp. NBC_00569, a single genomic region encodes these proteins:
- a CDS encoding xanthine dehydrogenase family protein molybdopterin-binding subunit translates to MTTTTTAVPATGTVGASYTRVEGLAKVTGAARYAGDVPAAELAHGWLVLSTVARGRIRSIESDPVRAMPGVLAVLHHGNAPRVDGNYVGMLGRPDPIVEVFQHDRVPFVGWPVALVVAETSEQAREAAEALVVRYDEEPHDVAFSAGHAGIYTPDGDGMLVEKGDLAAELAASVHVVDAEYTTPEEHHSSMEPHAAMARWDGGRLEVFDSNQGSMWVAQELAKLFSLDPASVRVRSEHIGGAFGSKGVRVHQILAVMAATVLDRPVRVVMTRRQMFSLVGYRSPTAQRVRLGADADGRLRALDHQAHSLTSTVHEFVEASAGFGRPMYAADAHRSVNRVVRLDVPTPTFMRAPGEAPGSFALESALDELAERCGMDPIALRARNEPDVGPVSGLPFGSRNLLACFDEGARRFGWADRDPRPGVRREGRWLLGTGTAAATFPVIVAPSTAAVTAEADGTFTVRIGASDVGTGARTALTLLAAEALGVAGERVHVRIGDSDFGPAAISGGSMGTRSWGWAVTAAGRDLREQLALGGDIPPQGITVRSDTTAAVGSLTQKERHSFGAQFAEVAVDVTTGEVRVRRMLGVFAAGRIVNPLTARSQFIGGMIWGLSMALHEEAVRDQVTGGHVGADLAGYHFAANADVPLIEADWVDDPDADDPVGIKGIGEIGIVGAAAAVANAVWHATGVRHRHLPIRPDRVLSAGAPAEGDGDA, encoded by the coding sequence ATGACCACGACGACCACGGCAGTCCCGGCGACGGGCACCGTCGGCGCCTCGTACACCCGGGTGGAGGGGCTGGCGAAGGTCACCGGGGCAGCCCGGTACGCGGGGGACGTCCCCGCCGCCGAACTCGCCCACGGCTGGCTGGTGTTGTCCACCGTCGCCCGCGGCCGTATCCGCTCGATCGAGTCGGACCCCGTCCGCGCGATGCCCGGGGTGCTGGCCGTGCTGCACCACGGCAACGCGCCGCGCGTCGACGGGAACTACGTCGGCATGCTGGGGCGGCCCGACCCGATCGTCGAGGTCTTCCAGCACGACCGGGTGCCGTTCGTGGGCTGGCCGGTGGCGCTGGTCGTCGCTGAGACCTCCGAACAGGCCAGGGAGGCCGCCGAGGCGCTGGTGGTGCGGTACGACGAGGAGCCGCACGACGTCGCGTTCTCCGCCGGACACGCCGGCATCTACACACCGGACGGCGACGGCATGCTGGTGGAGAAGGGCGACCTCGCGGCCGAACTCGCCGCGTCCGTCCATGTCGTGGACGCGGAGTACACCACCCCGGAAGAGCACCACAGCTCGATGGAACCGCACGCGGCGATGGCGCGCTGGGACGGCGGACGCCTCGAGGTCTTCGACTCCAACCAGGGCAGCATGTGGGTGGCGCAGGAGCTGGCGAAACTGTTCTCGCTCGACCCGGCCTCGGTGCGGGTGCGGTCCGAGCACATCGGCGGTGCCTTCGGGTCCAAGGGTGTGCGCGTGCACCAGATCCTCGCCGTGATGGCGGCGACCGTACTCGACCGCCCGGTCCGGGTCGTCATGACGCGACGTCAGATGTTCTCGCTCGTCGGCTACCGCAGCCCCACGGCCCAGCGCGTCAGGCTCGGCGCCGACGCCGACGGGCGGTTGCGTGCTCTCGACCACCAGGCGCACAGCCTCACGTCGACGGTCCACGAATTCGTCGAGGCCAGCGCCGGGTTCGGGCGTCCGATGTATGCCGCCGACGCTCACCGCAGCGTCAACCGGGTGGTGCGCCTGGACGTGCCGACGCCGACCTTCATGCGCGCGCCCGGTGAGGCTCCGGGCTCGTTCGCCCTGGAGTCCGCGCTCGACGAACTCGCCGAACGGTGCGGCATGGACCCGATCGCGCTGCGTGCCCGCAACGAGCCGGACGTGGGCCCGGTCTCCGGGCTGCCGTTCGGCTCCCGCAACCTGCTGGCCTGCTTCGACGAGGGGGCCCGCAGGTTCGGCTGGGCGGACCGGGACCCACGTCCCGGCGTGCGGCGCGAAGGGCGCTGGCTGCTCGGCACCGGCACGGCGGCGGCCACCTTCCCGGTGATCGTGGCACCGTCCACGGCGGCCGTGACCGCCGAGGCCGACGGCACCTTCACGGTGCGGATCGGCGCGTCGGACGTCGGGACGGGGGCGCGGACCGCGCTGACCCTGCTCGCCGCGGAGGCCCTCGGCGTGGCCGGGGAGCGCGTCCACGTGCGCATCGGCGACAGCGACTTCGGCCCGGCGGCGATCTCGGGCGGCTCGATGGGCACCCGCTCCTGGGGCTGGGCCGTCACGGCCGCCGGGCGAGACCTGCGGGAGCAGTTGGCCCTGGGCGGCGACATTCCGCCGCAGGGCATCACCGTACGATCCGACACCACCGCCGCCGTCGGCTCCCTCACCCAGAAGGAACGGCACTCCTTCGGCGCCCAGTTCGCCGAGGTCGCCGTCGACGTCACCACCGGCGAGGTGCGCGTACGGCGCATGCTCGGCGTCTTCGCGGCGGGCAGGATCGTCAACCCGCTGACCGCGCGCAGCCAGTTCATCGGCGGGATGATCTGGGGACTGTCCATGGCGCTGCACGAAGAGGCGGTCCGGGATCAGGTCACGGGCGGCCATGTCGGAGCCGACCTCGCGGGCTACCACTTCGCCGCGAACGCCGACGTACCGCTGATCGAGGCGGACTGGGTCGACGACCCGGATGCCGACGACCCCGTTGGGATCAAGGGCATCGGCGAGATCGGCATCGTGGGCGCGGCCGCGGCCGTCGCCAACGCGGTGTGGCACGCGACCGGAGTCCGTCACCGTCACCTGCCGATCCGGCCCGACCGTGTCCTGTCGGCCGGAGCCCCTGCCGAGGGTGACGGCGATGCTTGA
- a CDS encoding XdhC family protein: MLDIADELNRWAGQGRDFAVATVVSVGGSAPRPPGAALAVDSEGTVIGSVSGGCVEAAVYELCVQVLQDGVSVLERFGYSDEDAFAVGLTCGGVIDVLVTPVRADAPDRPVFAAALAAAARGETAALARVSRGPAGLRGGALLVRADGSYEGGLAGGSGLDRTVAGEARALVAAGRTGTFDLSADGSHCGADLTLFVESSVPPPRMIVFGAVDFAAALVRTGKFLGYHVTLCDARPVFTTRARFPDADDIVVDWPDRYLRRTTTDERTVLCVLTHDAKFDIPLLEIALRLPVAFVGAMGSRRTHEDRDRRLREVGLTSEELARLHSPIGLDLGARTPEETALSIAAEIVASRQGGTGAPLTTSRTPIHHDDEAGERGRMMSGRI; the protein is encoded by the coding sequence ATGCTTGACATCGCCGACGAGCTGAACCGGTGGGCCGGGCAGGGCCGGGACTTCGCCGTCGCCACCGTCGTCTCGGTGGGCGGCAGCGCACCCCGCCCGCCCGGCGCCGCCCTCGCCGTCGACAGCGAGGGCACGGTCATCGGATCGGTCTCGGGCGGCTGCGTCGAGGCGGCGGTATACGAACTGTGCGTGCAGGTGCTCCAGGACGGCGTGTCCGTCCTGGAGCGGTTCGGCTACAGCGACGAGGACGCCTTCGCCGTGGGGCTCACCTGCGGCGGCGTCATCGACGTCCTGGTCACGCCGGTGCGCGCCGACGCGCCGGACAGGCCCGTCTTCGCGGCGGCGCTCGCGGCCGCCGCCCGCGGCGAGACGGCCGCGCTCGCCCGGGTGTCCCGCGGACCGGCCGGACTGCGGGGCGGGGCACTGCTGGTGAGGGCGGACGGGTCGTACGAGGGAGGGCTCGCCGGGGGCTCCGGTCTCGACCGCACCGTGGCGGGCGAGGCGCGGGCCCTCGTCGCCGCGGGCCGCACCGGCACGTTCGACCTCTCGGCCGACGGCTCCCACTGCGGCGCCGACCTGACCCTCTTCGTCGAGTCGAGCGTGCCACCGCCCCGGATGATCGTCTTCGGCGCCGTCGACTTCGCCGCGGCTCTGGTCCGTACGGGCAAGTTCCTCGGTTACCACGTGACGTTGTGCGACGCGCGCCCCGTCTTCACCACGCGGGCCCGCTTCCCCGACGCCGACGACATCGTCGTCGACTGGCCGGACCGCTACCTTCGGCGCACCACGACCGACGAACGCACGGTCCTGTGCGTGCTCACCCATGACGCGAAGTTCGACATCCCGCTGCTGGAGATCGCGCTGCGGCTGCCCGTCGCCTTCGTCGGAGCGATGGGCTCACGCCGTACGCACGAGGACCGCGACCGCCGCCTGCGTGAAGTCGGCCTGACCAGCGAGGAGTTGGCGCGCCTGCACTCGCCTATCGGCCTGGACCTCGGCGCCCGCACACCCGAGGAGACGGCCCTGTCCATCGCGGCGGAGATCGTCGCGTCGAGACAGGGCGGCACGGGCGCACCCCTGACCACCTCGCGCACACCGATCCATCACGACGACGAGGCGGGGGAGCGGGGTCGGATGATGTCGGGGCGGATCTGA